One region of Pagrus major chromosome 7, Pma_NU_1.0 genomic DNA includes:
- the atp5f1e gene encoding ATP synthase subunit epsilon, mitochondrial — translation MVAYWRQAGLSYIRFSSICASALRAALKPEFKSEAMKAAEASVKVLKPKTAA, via the exons ATGGTCGCATACTGGAGACAGGCAGGCCTCAG CTACATCCGCTTCTCCTCTATCTGCGCTAGCGCGTTGCGGGCTGCGCTGAAGCCGGAGTTCAAATCCGAGGCAATGAAGGCCGCAGAGGCTAGCGTCAAAGTCCTCAAACCTAAAACGGCGGCAT GA
- the bpifcl gene encoding bactericidal permeability-increasing protein — MLPAVIVGLMLLSLTSGENPAVQVILNNKGLQYGKHVGAGWIQDILASVTLPDISGKHSIGIFGSVGYTLTGVTITQCDFPEPSVEFYQNATGFKTSVSGLSVALTGGWMTRYGLIHDKGTFNLALFNVDVTSVVELGNDTNGRLSVSSVGCDAQVGDVDIQIQGGQRWFIQKVVDHYKGQITGEIRSSICPHLEESIAMLEQHLQAMNVSFDVNQVVTLDLPLTGLPVVDASSLNLGLKGEFYSIKTPTEPPFGAKPFTVPKQPGYMLSVGLSEFTLNSASYGYYSAGVFQALINDSMIPRFSPLHLNTSLMGPYVPQLPKMFPGLLMSLQVYAREVPLFSFLPGAVYLDLQGTVKAFAIQPNGTQTPLFKLNVDSLLSGKVWIADGKLKGSMALNNLTVTLASSEVGTFKTDAIQHFLLMGSSFLMPKVNQMLGKGVSLPRMKHAELVNTVLEVDKGFIAVSSDAQVLKTD, encoded by the exons ATGCTTCCAGCCGTGATAGTTGGGCTCATGCTCCTGTCTTTGACTTCTGGAGAAAATCCTGCAGTACAAGTCATTCTGAACAACAAAGGACTTCAGTACG GAAAGCATGTAGGTGCAGGATGGATTCAGGATATTTTGGCGTCTGTAACTCTCCCTGACATCAGCGGTAAACACAGCATCGGCATCTTTGGCAGCGTAGGCTACACACTAACAGG CGTCACCATAACACAGTGCGACTTTCCTGAGCCGTCTGTCGAGTTCTATCAGAACGCCACAGGATTCAAGACATCCGTCTCAGGCCTCAGTGTCGCACTAACCGGCGGGTGGATGACACGCTATGGCCTCAT ACATGACAAAGGGACATTCAACCTGGCTTTATTTAATGTGGATGTGACCTCTGTCGTGGAGCTGGGGAATGACACCAACGGCCGTCTGTCTGTCAGTAGTGTTGGCTGTGATGCTCAAGTGGGAGATGTGGACATACAGATCCAAGGAGGACAAAG ATGGTTCATCCAGAAAGTGGTGGATCATTACAAGGGGCAGATCACAGGTGAAATAAGGAGCAGT ATCTGCCCACACCTGGAAGAATCCATTGCAATGTTGGAGCAACACCTACAGGCCATGAACG TTTCCTTTGATGTGAATCAAGTCGTTACTCTTGACCTCCCTCTCACCGGCTTACCTGTTGTTGATGCTTCAAGTCTGAATCTGGGTCTTAAG GGAGAGTTTTACAGTATCAAAACTCCTACAGAGCCTCCCTTTGGGGCCAAACCTTTCACGGTGCCTAAGCAGCCGGGCTACATGTTGTCAGTGGGCCTGTCTGAATTCACCCTGAACTCCGCCTCATATGGATACTACTCAGCTGGAGTGTTTCAGGCCCTCATCAATGACAGCATG ATACCCCGATTCTCTCCTCTGCACCTAAATACCAGCTTAATGGGGCCGTACGTTCCTCAG cTTCCTAAGATGTTTCCAGGTCTGCTGATGAGTCTGCAGGTTTATGCCAGAGAGGTTCCCTTGTTTTCATTCCTGCCTGGCGCCGTCTATCTGGACCTCCAGGGCACCGTCAAGGCTTTTGCCATCCAGCCAAATGGTACCCAGACCCCACTGTTCAAGCTCAATGTT GACTCACTACTCAGCGGTAAAGTGTGGATTGCTGACGGCAAACTGAAGGGCTCCATGGCACTGAACAA CCTCACAGTGACGCTGGCATCGAGTGAAGTGGGAACCTTTAAG ACTGATGCTATCCAACACTTTTTATTGATGGGATCGAGCTTCCTCATGCCAAAAGTGAACC AGATGCTGGGTAAAGGTGTCAGTTTACCCAGAATGAAACATGCAGAGCTGGTCAACACAGTTCTGGAGGTGGATAAG GGCTTTATAGCCGTCTCCTCAGATGCTCAGGTGTTGAAGACAGACTGA
- the LOC141000024 gene encoding PRELI domain containing protein 3B-like produces MKIWASEHIFNHPWETVTKAAMQKYPNPMNPGVFGVDVLDRNVDTEGRLHSTRLLSTEWGLPAMAKSMIGVTRTCTYVQEHSVVDPKEKTFELKSTNISFTNLVSVDEKLTYKPHPQDPEKTVLTQEALISVKGISLSSYLEGLMAKTISVNAGKGREAMEWVIRRLNTEIEELAATARGSIRAPMAAAVADK; encoded by the exons ATGAAGATCTGGGCGTCAGAGCACATTTTCAA CCATCCATGGGAGACGGTGACCAAGGCAGCAATGCAGAAGTACCCCAACCCCATGAACCCCGGCGTGTTTGGTGTGGATGTTCTGGACAGAAACGTGGACACAGAGGGACGGTTACACAGCACCAGACTGCTCAGCACAGAGTGGGGGCTCCCGGCAATGGCCAAGTCT ATGATCGGGGTAACAAGAACATGCACTTATGTTCAGGAACATTCAGTGGTGGACCCTAAAGAGAAGACCTTTGAGCTGAAATCTACAAAT ATCTCCTTCACTAACCTGGTATCTGTGGATGAGAAGTTGACATACAAACCACATCCGCAGGATCCTGAAAA gACGGTGCTGACACAGGAGGCTCTGATCAGTGTGAAAGGTATCAGTCTGAGCAGCTACCTCGAGGGCCTCATGGCGAAGACTATCTCTGTCAATGCCGGCAAG GGTCGGGAGGCAATGGAGTGGGTCATCAGACGGTTAAACACAGAAATCGAGGAATTGGCAGCGACCGCTCGTGGATCTATACGTGCGCCCATGGCAGCAGCTGTTGCAGACAAATGA